One stretch of Nitratiruptor tergarcus DSM 16512 DNA includes these proteins:
- a CDS encoding Ppx/GppA phosphatase family protein encodes MAKRTAIIDIGSNSARMILIERTSRFGFFLLNETKSRVRISEGAYEHEGWLQEVPMQRALHALKEFKNIALAFKAKKILCVATSAVRDAPNGKEFKNLVKKETGINIKIIDGDTEAKLGAIAAANLLPIRDGITIDIGGGSTELALIRNKEVIKSISLNLGTVRLKELFFDKEKNIKEALLYIHEEMQKIPQDFKNNCAIGIGGTIRALSQAIMKKTAYPLDKLHGFTYDYSQEKKFIDKIIETPVLKLKKFSIKKDRYDTIKEGSLIFREIVNHIGAKKIITSGVGVREGLFLYDLLRNSNYKFPANFQPSLRSLLDRFCIDEKAAKCHYKFTKKLYNTLYEQFDPKREHEKILLYAAKLLNIGIKIDFYEHHKHSSYICLNDLEYDLTHQEIVTIAMLVRFHKKKLPNKDVTKPFAQLLPKSSILAWMSFILALAESLNKDHSCPDFEASFTNDVLTITSSKPLYLAREEAKSLQKPQSFALKFVSS; translated from the coding sequence TTTTCCTTCTCAATGAAACAAAAAGTCGCGTTCGCATCAGTGAAGGTGCATATGAGCACGAAGGATGGCTCCAAGAAGTGCCTATGCAAAGGGCTCTTCATGCTTTAAAAGAGTTCAAAAACATAGCACTTGCCTTCAAAGCCAAAAAGATCCTTTGCGTAGCTACTTCTGCTGTTCGGGATGCTCCGAATGGCAAAGAGTTCAAAAATCTTGTCAAAAAAGAGACAGGCATCAACATCAAGATTATCGACGGAGATACCGAAGCGAAACTAGGAGCCATCGCTGCAGCAAATCTATTGCCGATACGTGACGGCATTACTATAGATATTGGTGGAGGATCTACTGAGCTAGCACTTATCCGCAATAAAGAGGTCATAAAAAGTATATCCCTCAATCTTGGCACTGTGCGTCTCAAAGAGCTTTTTTTTGACAAAGAAAAAAATATAAAAGAGGCTCTTCTTTACATCCATGAAGAGATGCAAAAAATTCCACAAGATTTCAAAAATAATTGCGCTATTGGCATTGGTGGAACGATTCGTGCTCTTTCACAAGCTATCATGAAAAAAACTGCTTATCCCCTCGATAAACTCCACGGATTTACCTATGACTACTCCCAAGAGAAAAAATTTATAGATAAAATAATCGAAACTCCTGTTTTGAAACTAAAAAAATTCTCTATCAAAAAAGACCGCTATGATACCATCAAAGAGGGCAGTCTTATTTTTCGTGAGATCGTCAATCATATTGGAGCAAAAAAGATTATTACAAGTGGCGTTGGCGTACGCGAAGGGTTATTTTTATACGATCTCTTACGCAATAGCAACTATAAATTCCCTGCAAATTTCCAACCAAGTCTTCGAAGTCTTCTTGATAGGTTTTGCATCGATGAAAAAGCAGCAAAATGCCACTATAAATTTACTAAGAAGTTATACAATACGCTTTACGAGCAGTTTGATCCCAAAAGAGAGCACGAAAAAATTCTCCTCTATGCTGCAAAGCTTCTCAATATCGGTATCAAAATAGATTTTTATGAGCATCATAAACACAGCAGCTACATCTGCCTTAACGATTTAGAGTATGATCTCACTCACCAAGAGATTGTAACAATCGCAATGCTAGTGAGATTTCATAAGAAGAAACTACCAAATAAAGATGTGACAAAACCTTTTGCACAACTTTTGCCAAAATCTTCAATACTAGCATGGATGAGTTTCATTCTCGCACTTGCTGAATCACTCAATAAGGATCATAGTTGTCCAGATTTTGAAGCCTCATTTACCAATGATGTACTAACTATTACAAGTAGCAAACCTCTCTATCTTGCACGTGAAGAGGCAAAATCTTTGCAAAAACCGCAAAGTTTTGCACTAAAATTTGTAAGCTCTTAA
- the bamA gene encoding outer membrane protein assembly factor BamA, with amino-acid sequence MKKRYLALLLLASFAEAKTIKEIKFDGLLHLSPTIAKEMVGLHPGEQLDMQKIDEAIKKFYAQGYFKDIWVEEENGKVIFHFVEKPLIAAIEVLGYLENKKEELDDILGLKKGDIYDEAAIEKAKEHIKQKARSQGFFDTVVEVDTEKVGENSVKVTFIVNKGEKITIEDLTLCGAKTFDKDDIEDVVANRERNKYLGWMIGFNSGELKLDQLELDAARIKNLYLTKGYLDAQVSDPFLRVDFDNYKAKLRYHVQEGQKYSVASVDIKLLEPIIKKEQLLEDLRLTPGKVFNIEKMRKDIETIKRKVADLGYAFVRIAPDFQKDEKNHTVKIRYIINPGEKVYIKDVIISGNQRTLDRVIRREVYLAPGDVYNYTDLIESKNALRRTGFFSDVKIEERRVGPNEMNLLVRVKEMPTGNIMVGGGYSSYEGFLINASINDKNIFGSGIDGNFQIDYSSKSLRFNLGITNPRVFDSDYSLGLNLYNTKFEYYDYTQERKGGSLSVGKRFTRHLSGSLTYAYEKNKLSDVQFDNIYFQEGTYTKSAFIPRVVFDNTDDYYLPRSGMNISGSIEYAGVGGDEKYTKFFLHGGYYYGLEELIDYDLILRAKGRVGYIVDNGNLPVFEKFYLGGIRTLRGYETASLSPKDSQGRLIGGKEMFSASLEASIPMIKSSNMRLTFFVDYGGIGEDSFSEITRAGAGAAIEWFSPMGPIQLVFAHALNDEEGDRVSNFEFSVGTRF; translated from the coding sequence ATGAAAAAAAGGTATCTGGCTCTATTGCTGCTAGCCTCATTTGCAGAGGCAAAAACCATAAAAGAGATAAAATTTGATGGACTTTTGCATCTTTCGCCAACCATTGCAAAAGAGATGGTGGGACTCCATCCTGGCGAGCAGCTTGATATGCAAAAAATAGATGAAGCTATAAAGAAATTTTATGCCCAGGGATATTTTAAAGATATCTGGGTGGAAGAGGAAAATGGTAAAGTAATCTTTCATTTTGTAGAGAAGCCCCTCATAGCTGCGATAGAGGTTTTAGGGTATCTTGAGAATAAAAAAGAGGAACTCGATGATATTTTGGGACTTAAAAAAGGTGATATCTATGATGAGGCAGCAATAGAAAAGGCCAAAGAGCATATTAAACAAAAAGCACGCTCACAAGGCTTTTTTGATACGGTTGTAGAAGTAGATACTGAAAAAGTAGGTGAAAATAGTGTTAAAGTGACTTTTATTGTTAATAAAGGTGAAAAAATCACTATTGAAGATCTTACGCTTTGTGGAGCGAAAACGTTTGATAAAGATGATATCGAAGATGTAGTTGCTAATAGAGAGCGCAATAAATACCTTGGATGGATGATAGGATTTAATAGTGGTGAACTTAAACTCGATCAACTTGAACTTGATGCAGCACGTATTAAAAATCTTTACCTTACAAAAGGGTATCTTGATGCCCAAGTAAGCGATCCATTTTTGCGCGTTGATTTTGATAACTATAAAGCGAAGCTACGCTACCATGTCCAAGAGGGGCAAAAATATAGTGTAGCCAGCGTGGATATAAAACTTCTAGAGCCTATTATAAAAAAAGAGCAACTTTTGGAGGATTTGCGTTTAACACCTGGAAAAGTTTTTAACATCGAAAAAATGCGCAAAGATATTGAAACCATCAAAAGAAAAGTTGCTGATTTAGGATATGCATTTGTGCGCATTGCCCCAGATTTTCAAAAAGATGAGAAAAACCATACAGTCAAAATCCGTTATATTATTAACCCAGGAGAAAAGGTCTATATTAAAGATGTGATTATTTCTGGCAATCAAAGAACGCTTGATAGAGTTATTAGACGCGAGGTCTATTTAGCACCGGGAGATGTATATAACTATACTGACTTAATCGAGTCTAAAAATGCACTGCGCAGAACCGGCTTTTTTTCTGATGTAAAGATCGAAGAGAGACGTGTTGGACCGAATGAGATGAATCTTCTTGTACGTGTCAAGGAGATGCCTACCGGTAATATCATGGTTGGTGGTGGATATAGTTCCTATGAGGGATTTTTGATCAATGCCAGCATCAATGATAAAAACATATTTGGAAGCGGAATTGATGGAAACTTTCAAATTGACTACTCATCAAAATCCCTCCGCTTCAATCTTGGTATAACAAATCCACGAGTTTTTGATAGTGACTACAGTCTAGGACTCAATCTCTATAATACAAAATTTGAATATTATGACTATACGCAAGAGAGGAAGGGTGGAAGTCTCAGTGTTGGAAAACGTTTTACAAGACATTTGTCAGGATCTCTTACCTATGCATATGAAAAAAACAAATTGAGTGATGTGCAGTTTGATAACATCTACTTCCAAGAGGGTACTTATACTAAAAGTGCTTTTATTCCGCGCGTAGTTTTTGATAATACCGATGATTACTATTTACCACGCTCAGGCATGAATATCTCAGGCTCTATTGAGTATGCGGGTGTTGGTGGAGATGAAAAATATACGAAATTTTTCTTGCATGGTGGATACTATTATGGGCTTGAAGAGCTCATAGATTATGATCTCATTTTACGTGCTAAAGGGCGTGTAGGATATATTGTAGATAATGGTAATCTTCCAGTTTTTGAAAAATTCTATCTTGGTGGAATAAGGACTTTACGCGGATACGAGACAGCTTCTCTATCTCCAAAAGATAGTCAAGGAAGGCTTATTGGCGGTAAAGAGATGTTCTCTGCATCACTGGAAGCAAGTATTCCTATGATTAAAAGCTCAAATATGCGTTTAACATTTTTCGTCGATTATGGTGGAATCGGTGAAGATAGTTTTAGTGAAATTACAAGAGCAGGAGCTGGTGCGGCAATTGAGTGGTTTTCGCCAATGGGACCAATTCAATTGGTATTTGCCCATGCACTTAACGATGAAGAGGGTGATAGAGTTTCTAACTTTGAATTTAGCGTAGGAACACGTTTTTAA
- a CDS encoding prephenate dehydrogenase, whose protein sequence is MKVGIVGLGLMGGSLALDLRKHNLANKIVGYDRNPRHKKEALELGLVDEIVEFDKLKECDIIFLAIPVEGIIDALHNLQDIPPTTTIIDLGSTKEKIVKSCPTTIRKNFIAAHPMTGTEYSGPMAAVEGLYYDKIVVLCNTEQNEPLHKERAENIFVAIGMQIVYMDAKEHDLHAAYISHLPHAISYALANSVLKQEDPKSILILAAGGFRDMSRLAKSSPTMWSDIFKQNKENLLTSLEDFKKELRYAKELIENEEWEELKKWMQNATTLHQIF, encoded by the coding sequence ATGAAGGTGGGAATAGTCGGCCTGGGTCTCATGGGAGGATCTTTGGCACTCGACTTGAGAAAACATAATCTTGCAAATAAGATAGTAGGCTATGATCGCAATCCTCGTCACAAGAAAGAGGCTTTGGAACTTGGACTTGTTGATGAGATTGTAGAGTTTGACAAACTTAAAGAGTGTGACATAATATTTTTGGCAATCCCGGTAGAAGGGATCATCGATGCTTTACACAATCTCCAAGATATTCCTCCAACAACTACTATTATCGATCTAGGTAGCACAAAAGAGAAAATTGTCAAATCCTGCCCTACTACAATACGCAAAAACTTCATTGCAGCCCATCCTATGACAGGAACAGAATACTCTGGACCCATGGCGGCAGTAGAGGGACTCTATTACGATAAAATCGTAGTACTTTGCAATACTGAGCAAAATGAACCTCTCCATAAAGAGCGCGCAGAAAATATCTTTGTTGCCATTGGAATGCAGATAGTCTATATGGATGCTAAAGAGCACGATCTCCATGCAGCCTATATTAGCCACTTGCCACACGCTATTAGCTATGCACTTGCTAATTCAGTTTTAAAACAAGAAGATCCAAAAAGTATTCTTATTCTAGCGGCAGGAGGATTTCGCGACATGAGCCGCCTTGCAAAAAGTAGCCCTACAATGTGGAGTGATATCTTCAAACAGAACAAAGAAAATCTTCTCACCTCTTTGGAAGATTTTAAAAAAGAGCTACGCTATGCAAAAGAACTCATAGAAAATGAGGAGTGGGAAGAACTCAAAAAGTGGATGCAAAACGCCACGACGCTACACCAGATCTTTTAA
- a CDS encoding BatD family protein — protein MRILGSLVLVVATLLAGSFKVYLEQNPIYQGEPAKLVMEASGDEIELPKVEKIGSYPVSGVSKSESVVNVNGNLTVKKSQIVVFYPDTNVTIPSFTAKVDGEEIKSDPLELVVKKAKKNSNIFFTLKLNKKEAYVGEPIIAELELKIRRTLNIIDYQFQMPKFDNFWVKELKSSNKYLEEHGEYLIKRIKFLLLPQKSGVLHIAPGVFKYAIPDNNANMFGFVVTAPRWYSTVSNGASVIVKPLPQNVDLVGDFSMQVQVDKKRVKPNEPVNLYVKIEGVGNLENFDGIDLNISDVTIYADKPKIKERYTEQGLQSSFEQKFSIIADHSYTIPAIRLRYFSLKQKSIQTLQSDPINIEVVGGRQVAANLPQQSPTQPQQQTKQLLTQSTAAKKCGFDWISFIYGTIAGIVVMLGIYFVMRLKVRKGIWKFDKDGKREMLKKLLPYVAQSKEAASLAQALYEEIYEGKKHRITRKEVEKVLKDLV, from the coding sequence ATGAGAATCCTTGGTAGTTTAGTACTTGTAGTAGCTACTCTTTTGGCAGGAAGTTTTAAAGTCTATTTAGAGCAAAATCCGATTTACCAGGGAGAACCTGCTAAGCTTGTCATGGAAGCAAGTGGAGATGAGATTGAGCTGCCAAAAGTTGAGAAGATAGGTTCCTATCCGGTGAGTGGTGTGAGTAAAAGTGAGAGCGTTGTTAATGTAAATGGAAATTTAACAGTTAAAAAATCGCAGATTGTTGTCTTTTATCCAGATACTAATGTAACAATTCCCTCATTTACAGCAAAAGTAGATGGGGAGGAGATTAAAAGCGACCCTCTTGAACTTGTTGTAAAAAAGGCGAAAAAAAATAGTAACATCTTTTTTACGCTCAAACTCAACAAAAAAGAGGCGTATGTAGGTGAGCCAATTATTGCTGAATTGGAGCTCAAAATCCGGCGAACACTCAATATTATCGATTATCAATTTCAGATGCCAAAATTTGATAATTTTTGGGTAAAAGAGCTCAAATCCAGCAATAAATATCTTGAAGAGCATGGTGAGTATCTCATTAAGCGTATCAAGTTTTTACTTCTTCCGCAAAAGAGTGGTGTGCTCCATATTGCTCCTGGAGTATTTAAATATGCAATTCCTGACAATAATGCCAACATGTTTGGTTTTGTTGTAACTGCACCGCGCTGGTACAGTACAGTTTCCAATGGTGCGAGTGTGATTGTCAAGCCTTTGCCACAAAACGTGGATTTGGTAGGTGATTTTAGTATGCAGGTGCAAGTAGATAAGAAAAGGGTAAAGCCTAATGAACCGGTAAATTTGTATGTAAAGATTGAAGGTGTCGGTAACTTAGAAAATTTTGATGGGATAGATCTCAATATTAGTGATGTAACAATATATGCAGACAAGCCAAAAATCAAGGAGCGCTATACCGAGCAGGGATTGCAAAGTAGCTTTGAGCAAAAATTCTCTATCATTGCCGATCATAGCTATACAATCCCTGCAATACGTTTGCGCTACTTTAGTCTTAAGCAAAAAAGTATACAAACTCTCCAAAGTGATCCAATTAATATTGAAGTAGTAGGAGGGCGTCAAGTTGCAGCAAACTTACCGCAGCAATCACCAACGCAGCCACAGCAGCAAACAAAACAGCTACTAACTCAATCAACAGCTGCTAAAAAATGTGGCTTTGATTGGATAAGTTTTATTTATGGAACTATTGCTGGCATTGTGGTGATGCTTGGGATCTATTTTGTGATGCGCTTGAAAGTGCGAAAAGGTATATGGAAGTTTGATAAGGATGGCAAAAGAGAAATGCTAAAAAAATTATTGCCATATGTAGCCCAAAGTAAAGAGGCAGCGAGTCTTGCACAAGCACTCTATGAAGAGATTTATGAAGGCAAAAAACATCGTATAACAAGAAAAGAGGTGGAGAAGGTCTTAAAAGATCTGGTGTAG